A single genomic interval of Colius striatus isolate bColStr4 chromosome 9, bColStr4.1.hap1, whole genome shotgun sequence harbors:
- the LOC133626121 gene encoding rho GTPase-activating protein 24-like yields MLQENPPSRYLPRLAHPEDSQETNTAVSYVLGDQENAGHIPGDNSDSFASSGNLPANPASQQHHLAHLRMLMAMQKAEYESKIASLEQQHRELQSKIKDMHWKLGQQRKWYGLVEMKMRNAERAKEDAERRNEMLQKEMEEFFETFGEINRWK; encoded by the exons ATGCTTCAGGAAAATCCTCCTTCAAGATATTTACCAAGACTTGCCCACCCAGAAGACTCCCAAGAAACCAATACAGCTGTAAGCTATGTTTTGGGGGATCAGGAAAACGCAGGACACATTCCAGGGGACAACAGTGACAGCTTTGCTTCCTCCGGCAACTTGCCAGCAAACCCCGCCTCCCAGCAGCATCACCTGGCACATCTGAGGATGCTGATGGCCATGCAGAAGGCCGAGTACGAATCTAAAATTGCAAG CCTGGAGCaacagcacagggagctgcagtcCAAGATTAAGGATATGCATTGGAAACTGGGGCAGCAGCGAAAGTGGTACGGCCTCGTGGAGATGAAGATGCGAAACGCAGAGAGAGCAAAGGAAGatgcagagagaagaaatgaaatgctCCAAAAAGAAATGGAGGAGTTTTTTGAAACCTTTGGGGAAATTAACAGATGGAAGTAA
- the MAPK9 gene encoding mitogen-activated protein kinase 9 isoform X1, translating to MSDSKCDSQFYSVQVADSTFTVLKRYQQLKPIGSGAQGIVCAAFDTVLGINVAVKKLSRPFQNQTHAKRAYRELVLLKCVNHKNIISLLNVFTPQKSLEEFQDVYLVMELMDANLCQVIHMELDHERMSYLLYQMLCGIKHLHSAGIIHRDLKPSNIVVKSDCTLKILDFGLARTACTNFMMTPYVVTRYYRAPEVILGMGYKENVDIWSVGCIMGELVKGCVIFQGTDHIDQWNKVIEQLGTPSADFMKKLQPTVRNYVENRPKYPGIKFEELFPDWIFPSESDRDKLKTSQARDLLSKMLVVDPDKRISVDEALRHPYITVWYDPAEAEAPPPQIYDAQLEEREHAIEEWKELIYKEVMDWEERSKNGVVKDQPSDAAVNSNTSPSQSSSINDISSMSTEQTLASDTDSSLDALTGPLEGCR from the exons TGCTGCATTTGATACAGTCCTTGGAATAAATGTTGCTGTAAAGAAGCTGAGTCGTCCTTTTCAGAATCAAACCCACGCAAAAAGAGCTTACAGAGAgcttgttcttttaaaatgtgtcaaTCACAAAAAT ataATAAGTTTATTAAATGTGTTTACACCACAGAAGTCACTAGAAGAATTTCAGGATGT ATATTTAGTTATGGAGCTGATGGATGCAAATTTGTGCCAGGTTATTCATATGGAATTGGATCATGAAAGAATGTCTTACCTTCTTTACCAGATGTTATGTGGTATCAAACATCTCCACTCAGCTGGTATCATCCACAGA GATTTGAAACCCAGCAACATAGTAGTAAAATCAGATTGTACGCTCAAAATCCTTGATTTTGGACTGGCAAGAACAGCATGTACTAACTTTATGATGACTCCGTATGTAGTAACACGGTACTACAGAGCACCAGAGGTTATCCTTGGAATGGGATATAAAGAGAATG tTGATATCTGGTCAGTTGGGTGCATCATGGGAGAATTGGTGAAAGGTTGTGTGATATTCCAAGGCACTGATC ATATTGATCAATGGAATAAAGTTATTGAACAATTAGGAACACCATCAGCAGACTTCATGAAGAAACTACAGCCTACAGTGAGGAATTATGTAGAAAACAGGCCAAAATATCCTGGTATTAAATTTGAAGAGCTCTTCCCAGACTGGATATTTCCATCAGAATCTGATCGTGACAAGTTAAAAA CCAGCCAAGCTAGAGATTTATTATCAAAAATGCTTGTAGTAGATCCAGACAAGAGAATTTCTGTAGATGAAGCCTTGCGTCATCCTTATATTACTGTCTGGTATGATCCAGCCGAAGCAGAAGCT CCTCCACCTCAGATCTATGATGCACAATTGGAAGAAAGAGAACATGCAATTGAAGAATGGAAAG AATTAATATACAAAGAAGTAATGGATTGGGAAGAAAGGAGCAAGAATGGTGTGGTAAAAGATCAGCCCTCAG ATGCAGCAGTGAATAGCAACACCAGTCCTTCCCAGTCATCATCTATCAATGACATTTCATCCATGTCAACAGAGCAAACATTGGCCTCAGATACAGACAGCAGCCTCGATGCCTTGACAGGACCCCTTGAAGGATGTCGATGA